One stretch of Roseovarius mucosus DNA includes these proteins:
- a CDS encoding class I SAM-dependent methyltransferase — MQSHPADQDANESLRLSEQAYDTAIFHPRFRQFYGESDLYNFGFWHDADGQRIDHPGEAARELVRRHIAQDPNRARARRVLDVGCGLGACTAQIASAYPQADVIGINYSSAQIDHASRLYAGPRISFQRMRAESIAFQDDTFDCIHAIETAMHFRTRQQFLEEARRLLRPGGRLILTDVLVDKPTSFVPHENVLPTVGAYRSALEAAGLMPVTVEDIHADTTLPFVRMLKRNAMAAYARGLERSIKAYVIAVAERPDGS; from the coding sequence ATGCAATCACACCCAGCAGATCAAGACGCGAACGAAAGCCTCCGGTTGTCAGAGCAAGCCTATGACACCGCCATTTTCCATCCACGGTTCCGGCAGTTCTATGGTGAGAGCGACCTCTACAACTTTGGCTTTTGGCATGACGCAGATGGGCAGCGGATTGACCATCCCGGCGAAGCGGCCCGCGAATTGGTCCGCCGCCACATCGCACAAGATCCCAACCGCGCGCGGGCACGCCGCGTGCTTGATGTGGGGTGCGGGCTGGGGGCCTGCACGGCGCAGATCGCATCCGCCTATCCGCAGGCAGACGTGATCGGGATCAATTATTCCAGCGCGCAGATTGACCATGCAAGCCGTCTTTACGCAGGCCCGCGCATCTCCTTCCAACGGATGCGCGCCGAAAGCATCGCCTTTCAGGATGATACCTTCGACTGCATTCATGCTATCGAGACCGCCATGCATTTCCGCACGCGCCAGCAATTCCTTGAAGAGGCGCGTCGGCTCTTGCGTCCCGGTGGGCGGTTGATCCTTACCGATGTCCTTGTTGATAAGCCAACGAGCTTTGTGCCCCACGAGAATGTTCTTCCCACGGTCGGGGCCTACCGCTCGGCTCTCGAAGCCGCAGGTCTGATGCCCGTGACAGTCGAGGATATTCACGCAGACACCACCCTACCCTTTGTCAGGATGCTGAAACGCAACGCGATGGCCGCCTATGCGCGCGGGCTTGAGCGGTCCATCAAAGCATACGTGATTGCCGTCGCCGAAAGACCGGATGGGTCATAA
- a CDS encoding polyketide synthase — protein MDGPEELNRLLRSGQTGIRDIPPDRWALWGLSEDLSSREGFPVMRAGTLDDIAFFDRRPFRISANEAPLIDPQQRLALETSWHALEDAGFSPACLEDAPIGVFMGAGSSDYALRMAQAGISGAGNPHCANGAQNAAISGRISYCLGLTGPSLTIDTACSSGAAAVALAGDNLRLGHCDVALAGGVNALLSVEPFRALSGMSVLSAKGETRSFDATASGFVRSEGCGVLVLKRLSCALAAGDRIHAVLPGWAMGQDGRSNGLSAPSRRAQARVILQAVEAAGLTPTDIGAIEAHGSATVLGDTIEISALADVFGDRVDTKVVVGSVKATLGHLEAAAGVAGLIKAILMVRDGFMPRQPCFATPSPRINWDEVPFEIVRDQRVWPGPRRVMGVNSFGMSGLNAHILVSNADMSLHRALPAGGRHLFLLSAASPDSLRTRISQLLETLRAPGADLGKIALATRRRWVGLSYRSGFVAASLEEAQEALTRSLASPSPGPVAPAAEIALNIPSDRADLHRVLQQVWPRYALGLSQAAVPDPGTRPETMEDAVLALHLAGATLCLDAISPSAAGGADLPGYPFDRQRHWFDAVRPARAPRG, from the coding sequence GTGGACGGACCCGAAGAGCTGAACCGGCTGCTCCGCTCGGGGCAGACAGGCATCCGCGACATTCCGCCCGACCGATGGGCCTTGTGGGGACTGTCCGAAGACCTGTCCTCGCGCGAAGGTTTTCCCGTCATGCGGGCCGGTACTCTGGATGATATCGCGTTCTTCGACCGGCGTCCGTTTCGGATCTCGGCGAACGAAGCCCCGCTGATCGACCCGCAGCAACGGCTTGCTCTGGAAACGAGCTGGCACGCGCTTGAGGATGCCGGGTTTTCGCCGGCTTGCCTTGAGGATGCGCCCATCGGCGTCTTCATGGGGGCTGGGTCGTCTGACTATGCGCTCCGGATGGCCCAAGCGGGCATATCCGGTGCTGGAAACCCCCATTGTGCGAATGGCGCGCAGAATGCTGCGATTTCGGGGCGTATCAGCTATTGCTTGGGTCTGACGGGGCCAAGCCTGACTATCGATACTGCCTGTTCCTCGGGGGCCGCCGCCGTCGCGTTGGCGGGGGACAATCTGCGCCTTGGTCATTGTGATGTTGCGCTTGCGGGCGGCGTGAATGCTCTTTTGTCGGTTGAGCCCTTTCGGGCACTTTCCGGGATGAGTGTGTTGTCGGCCAAGGGTGAAACCCGCAGTTTCGACGCGACCGCATCAGGCTTTGTCCGCAGTGAGGGCTGTGGCGTGCTGGTTCTGAAACGGCTGTCATGCGCGTTGGCGGCTGGCGACCGCATCCATGCCGTCTTGCCCGGCTGGGCCATGGGACAGGATGGCCGCAGCAACGGGCTGAGCGCGCCCTCGCGCCGGGCGCAGGCGCGCGTCATTCTGCAAGCGGTGGAGGCGGCCGGACTAACGCCCACCGATATCGGGGCCATCGAGGCACATGGATCTGCCACCGTATTGGGTGACACGATTGAGATATCGGCATTGGCAGACGTCTTTGGTGATCGGGTTGACACAAAGGTTGTCGTGGGATCGGTGAAGGCGACGCTCGGCCATCTAGAGGCTGCGGCTGGGGTGGCCGGTCTGATCAAGGCCATCTTGATGGTCCGCGACGGTTTCATGCCAAGGCAGCCCTGCTTTGCGACGCCGTCGCCACGGATCAACTGGGACGAGGTGCCATTCGAGATTGTGCGGGATCAGAGGGTCTGGCCCGGTCCCCGCCGGGTGATGGGGGTCAATTCCTTTGGCATGAGCGGTCTGAATGCGCATATCCTTGTGTCCAATGCCGACATGTCACTCCATCGGGCGTTGCCTGCCGGTGGTCGTCATCTTTTCCTGCTGTCCGCCGCATCGCCCGACAGTCTGAGAACGCGCATAAGCCAACTGCTGGAGACGCTCCGCGCGCCGGGCGCCGATCTGGGAAAGATCGCCTTGGCGACGCGGCGCCGATGGGTCGGACTGAGCTACCGATCCGGATTTGTCGCGGCATCGCTGGAGGAGGCGCAGGAGGCCCTCACGCGCAGTCTCGCGTCGCCCTCTCCGGGGCCCGTCGCACCGGCGGCAGAGATTGCGCTCAATATCCCCTCAGACCGGGCTGATCTGCATCGGGTGTTGCAGCAGGTCTGGCCCCGCTACGCTCTTGGCTTGTCGCAGGCGGCGGTGCCCGATCCGGGCACCCGTCCCGAGACGATGGAAGACGCGGTCCTTGCCCTGCACCTTGCCGGCGCGACGCTTTGCCTGGATGCGATCAGCCCGTCAGCCGCGGGTGGAGCGGACCTGCCGGGCTATCCTTTTGACCGACAGCGGCACTGGTTCGACGCAGTACGACCGGCCCGAGCACCTAGGGGATGA
- a CDS encoding class I SAM-dependent methyltransferase, with protein MRWRDQAAVILDEFGRGQALSIDELVARGFLSNVAVYEPALRGPFVARFNTLPHYTRSYFRPDLAIGALAPDGVRNENLTKLTFDEDSFDLIITSDVMEHLPDVESAFAETLRVLRPGGIHVFTIPNDYPFPDRTEPRVRVEEGAEVHLKPERYHNAGDGTKCLVYTDYGADLADMIRSLGGRLTITRRGGPVEPLNTNATFILRKIASAGRRRPVSSLSGADKPVAEVKSVQGAPTIRTVDEDLCCPICHGTEFEDFNGRSHARCSSCRGVERNRLMWMVLDRLGAFEKGKRILHLAPELGLARKFVELSGDAYHGADLDAERYKSKFLTVRKLDLCVDLAGIPDASYDLIVHSHVLEHLPCSVDGVLQDLDRILAPGGLHFLSVPVRGEHTLEDLSPDLRPVDRLTRFGQEDHMRIFGAVDLQALLTKVWGPGQHLIVPVELFARDDLRRAVIPTVAWQGVSGHSIFHYRKGARPPAEMLTTQVDAAPPSDVGRSLAPNVASWPQGAKPKTQEADLAANAPTGSRVILGLDALQRANPWPEFPLDEHAAFHLARDADGDGGREIILRQILNRDIRLMAEVGCFLGGSLLHWLKAKPDLTVIGIDPWDGDWASFVEGMAPHANHLSDAEITRIARLLRKYGNFAVALNALRLFKDRFVPVGCASPEALHDLRRRDIPIELIYLDGFKNRDELDVAHDLFPDAVLCGDNWLWQDQTGAFVVQHSITAFAQDHGFDIEDLRQSWILHRER; from the coding sequence ATGCGCTGGCGTGACCAGGCGGCCGTTATCCTTGATGAATTCGGACGCGGACAGGCTTTGTCGATTGACGAATTGGTGGCACGAGGCTTTCTGTCCAATGTCGCTGTCTATGAGCCAGCCTTGCGGGGACCTTTCGTTGCGCGTTTCAATACGCTGCCGCACTATACACGATCCTATTTTCGGCCCGACCTTGCGATCGGGGCACTAGCACCTGATGGCGTGCGTAACGAGAACCTGACCAAGCTGACCTTTGACGAGGACAGCTTTGATCTCATCATCACGAGCGATGTGATGGAGCATCTTCCCGATGTCGAAAGCGCATTTGCCGAAACCCTGCGCGTTCTTCGGCCCGGCGGGATTCACGTCTTTACCATTCCGAATGACTATCCCTTTCCTGACCGGACCGAACCGAGGGTTCGGGTAGAGGAGGGGGCGGAGGTGCACCTGAAGCCGGAGCGCTACCACAACGCTGGCGACGGGACGAAATGCTTGGTCTATACGGATTACGGGGCCGATCTTGCGGACATGATCCGCTCGCTTGGGGGCAGGCTGACCATCACGCGCCGCGGCGGTCCTGTCGAACCTCTCAACACCAACGCCACATTCATCCTGCGCAAGATTGCATCGGCGGGCAGACGGCGCCCGGTGTCCTCGCTCTCTGGTGCGGACAAACCTGTGGCCGAGGTGAAATCCGTTCAGGGTGCCCCCACGATCCGGACGGTTGACGAGGATCTTTGTTGCCCGATCTGTCACGGGACCGAGTTCGAGGATTTCAACGGTCGCTCCCATGCGCGGTGTTCATCCTGTCGGGGGGTGGAGCGCAACCGGCTTATGTGGATGGTGCTTGATCGACTGGGCGCTTTCGAGAAAGGCAAACGCATCCTTCATCTTGCGCCGGAGTTGGGACTGGCCCGAAAATTTGTCGAGCTTTCAGGGGATGCCTATCATGGTGCGGATCTTGATGCGGAGCGCTACAAGAGCAAGTTTCTCACGGTCCGAAAGCTTGATCTGTGCGTCGATCTGGCCGGCATCCCGGATGCAAGTTATGACCTGATCGTGCATAGTCATGTTCTGGAACATCTGCCTTGCTCAGTTGATGGCGTGCTGCAGGACCTTGACCGCATTCTTGCACCCGGCGGGTTGCATTTCCTGTCAGTTCCAGTCCGCGGCGAACACACGCTAGAGGATCTGTCGCCAGATCTTCGCCCGGTCGATCGACTGACGCGCTTTGGTCAAGAAGACCATATGCGTATTTTCGGGGCGGTGGATCTACAGGCGCTTCTGACCAAAGTATGGGGGCCGGGACAGCATCTGATCGTGCCTGTCGAGTTGTTCGCGCGCGACGATCTGCGCCGCGCCGTCATTCCGACGGTTGCTTGGCAAGGCGTGTCGGGTCACAGCATCTTTCACTATCGCAAGGGTGCCAGACCTCCGGCAGAGATGCTGACTACGCAGGTGGACGCGGCACCGCCGTCTGATGTGGGGCGGTCGCTGGCCCCAAATGTTGCGAGCTGGCCGCAGGGCGCAAAGCCCAAGACGCAAGAGGCCGATCTTGCCGCGAACGCCCCAACGGGATCGCGCGTCATCCTGGGCCTCGACGCCTTGCAGAGGGCTAATCCCTGGCCGGAGTTTCCATTGGATGAACACGCAGCGTTTCACCTTGCGCGCGACGCCGACGGTGATGGCGGTCGCGAGATTATCTTGCGACAGATCCTGAACCGGGACATCCGATTGATGGCCGAGGTGGGGTGTTTCCTTGGGGGGTCTTTGCTGCATTGGCTCAAGGCAAAGCCTGATCTGACGGTCATTGGGATAGACCCGTGGGATGGAGATTGGGCCAGCTTTGTCGAAGGGATGGCGCCCCATGCCAATCATCTGTCCGACGCTGAGATCACGCGCATCGCCCGCCTGCTGCGAAAGTACGGCAATTTCGCCGTTGCCCTGAACGCTCTACGCTTGTTCAAGGATCGCTTTGTTCCGGTGGGCTGTGCCTCTCCAGAGGCGTTGCACGACTTGCGGCGGCGCGACATCCCTATTGAGCTGATCTACCTTGACGGCTTCAAGAACCGCGACGAGCTTGATGTGGCGCATGACCTCTTTCCCGACGCCGTGTTGTGCGGCGATAACTGGCTGTGGCAGGACCAGACAGGTGCATTTGTCGTGCAACACAGCATCACGGCATTCGCGCAGGATCATGGGTTCGATATCGAGGACCTGCGGCAGTCTTGGATCTTGCACCGTGAGAGGTAG
- a CDS encoding AMP-binding protein: MTQSLFEHCVARAEGAAAALPSQTVPGRVLAHAAARPDAACYFFHNPAGPPDVLSFEDLVARASHVAGVLTAAGCSHGARVALIFEHGPGFVIALFGAFFAGCAAVPVAVPTNETKRTRAGAILAEADCAVLLTSPAIAKTLAEDGIGIAALPPIIALDTVDRAASVIPDRIVPEDVAIIQYTSGSTGHPRGVVVTQGALYAQMCAIDLCLRSEGEERVVTWLPPEHDMGLMGGLLFNLWRGDPTYVLAPESFIRRPYLWLDTISKWRGTVSVAPNFAFDLCVRGIPSDRLKTLDLSSWRVALNGAEPVQPETLARFADVFKPVGFDPQCFLPCYGLAEATLLVSGAARGGGATTHWFDPEALEAGRVVPLVAGTGRCLVSSGPVRTTGGVRIVEPETGVPCRSDRIGEIWIAGESVGSGYHDRPEESVSTFRQFTATGDGPYLRSGDLGFLWNDELYVTGRIKDIVLWRGRTLHAADLELLITGADPAIRPGRIAAYQRDAGNVDLVVEIAQGRLGADGGTGVAERIWRDLMAGSGVDVARVRLARPGTLMWTSSGKLRRRDTHARLETESGLLVLDWEPGPLRARRAQIEATRTLAGAIAQKSVGPGAYLRFLTDWVAAAVNCAPQDVDPHLPWADQGMDSLMITEMVVDLEQAVGRDIQPELLFEIPTPSGLALALAQGSS, translated from the coding sequence ATGACGCAATCGCTTTTCGAACACTGCGTGGCGCGTGCTGAAGGTGCCGCAGCGGCACTGCCAAGCCAAACTGTGCCGGGCAGGGTGCTGGCGCATGCAGCGGCACGGCCAGATGCGGCGTGCTATTTCTTTCACAACCCGGCCGGACCACCGGATGTGCTGAGTTTCGAGGATCTGGTTGCACGTGCGTCACATGTTGCGGGGGTCTTGACCGCAGCAGGCTGTAGCCATGGCGCGCGCGTGGCGTTGATCTTTGAGCATGGACCGGGTTTTGTGATCGCCCTGTTCGGGGCCTTCTTTGCGGGCTGTGCTGCGGTGCCGGTCGCGGTGCCGACCAATGAGACGAAAAGAACGCGGGCGGGCGCTATTTTGGCCGAGGCTGACTGTGCGGTTCTGCTGACGTCGCCTGCCATCGCCAAAACACTTGCCGAGGACGGGATCGGCATCGCGGCCTTGCCGCCGATCATTGCGCTCGACACCGTCGACCGTGCCGCATCGGTAATTCCTGACAGGATTGTGCCCGAGGATGTGGCCATCATTCAGTATACATCCGGCTCGACAGGGCATCCGCGGGGGGTAGTGGTGACGCAAGGCGCGCTCTATGCCCAGATGTGTGCGATAGACCTCTGTCTGCGAAGTGAGGGTGAGGAGCGCGTGGTCACATGGCTGCCGCCCGAACATGATATGGGGCTTATGGGCGGGCTGCTCTTCAATCTCTGGCGTGGCGATCCGACTTATGTTCTCGCGCCCGAAAGCTTCATACGGCGTCCCTATCTCTGGCTTGATACAATCAGCAAATGGCGCGGCACGGTTTCGGTTGCACCGAATTTCGCCTTTGACCTCTGCGTGCGCGGTATTCCTTCTGACCGCCTAAAAACCCTTGATCTCTCAAGCTGGCGTGTCGCGTTGAACGGGGCGGAACCTGTCCAGCCCGAAACCCTTGCCCGCTTTGCCGACGTGTTCAAGCCTGTGGGCTTTGATCCTCAGTGCTTTCTGCCGTGTTATGGACTGGCCGAGGCGACGCTCTTGGTGTCGGGTGCTGCACGCGGCGGCGGGGCCACGACCCACTGGTTCGATCCGGAGGCCCTGGAAGCAGGCAGGGTTGTGCCACTGGTGGCAGGAACGGGGCGCTGTCTTGTTTCGTCCGGCCCGGTTCGCACGACCGGCGGGGTCCGGATTGTCGAGCCGGAAACTGGCGTTCCCTGCCGCTCTGACCGCATCGGCGAAATCTGGATTGCAGGGGAAAGCGTAGGCTCTGGGTATCATGACCGACCCGAGGAAAGCGTTTCGACATTCCGGCAGTTCACCGCGACTGGCGACGGACCATATCTGCGCAGCGGGGATTTAGGATTTCTTTGGAACGATGAATTGTATGTGACGGGGCGCATCAAGGACATCGTGCTCTGGCGGGGACGGACCCTGCACGCGGCTGACCTGGAACTTTTGATCACCGGCGCAGATCCAGCCATCCGGCCCGGCCGGATCGCGGCCTATCAGCGGGACGCAGGAAATGTCGATCTGGTTGTTGAGATCGCGCAGGGCCGGCTTGGGGCGGATGGCGGCACCGGTGTGGCCGAACGGATCTGGCGCGACCTCATGGCAGGGTCTGGGGTTGATGTGGCGCGCGTGCGTCTGGCGCGGCCCGGAACATTGATGTGGACCTCAAGTGGCAAGCTCCGGCGCCGCGACACGCACGCAAGGCTGGAGACCGAGAGCGGGCTGCTGGTGCTCGATTGGGAGCCGGGACCGCTCAGAGCGCGCCGCGCACAGATCGAGGCGACCCGGACCCTTGCCGGGGCTATCGCGCAGAAGAGCGTAGGGCCGGGCGCATATCTGCGTTTTCTGACCGATTGGGTTGCCGCAGCGGTCAATTGCGCGCCGCAAGACGTTGATCCCCATCTGCCCTGGGCGGACCAAGGCATGGATTCCTTGATGATCACGGAAATGGTGGTGGATTTGGAACAGGCGGTTGGGCGCGACATTCAGCCCGAACTGCTTTTCGAAATTCCCACCCCGTCTGGCTTGGCGCTTGCGCTCGCGCAAGGTTCGTCATGA
- a CDS encoding MerR family transcriptional regulator yields MGKAADAFRTISEVADWLEVPAHVLRFWESKFTQIKPVKRAGGRRYYRPADMALLGGIKVLLHDQGMTIKGAQKFLRENGIQQVSDMSPPLDEEAQGALSGIALDVPSIPARPADVLAFTRPDGADDPAADPEDTAEVAVEPEALEDGAYEADAEAPLSPQTKAPAPKEDLDAPALPPIEDQTPHEAPPAAPELSETAPSFHTAPEPEPEGDTAAGAEDETPPLEPDAPPTQTAPHPRAPSDLPADPSDDVAAAPGLLTALSALPRPVSPQLAARLAPLVAALRTHAASGTKDR; encoded by the coding sequence ATGGGCAAAGCCGCCGACGCCTTTCGAACCATCAGCGAAGTCGCGGATTGGCTTGAAGTCCCGGCGCATGTTCTGCGCTTTTGGGAGAGCAAGTTCACGCAGATCAAGCCGGTCAAACGCGCAGGTGGGCGCCGATACTATCGCCCCGCGGATATGGCCTTGCTTGGGGGCATCAAGGTTTTGCTGCACGATCAAGGCATGACCATCAAGGGCGCGCAGAAATTCCTGCGCGAGAATGGCATCCAACAAGTGTCCGATATGTCGCCGCCCTTGGATGAAGAGGCCCAAGGCGCGCTCAGCGGCATTGCGCTTGATGTGCCCTCTATTCCCGCCCGCCCCGCCGATGTGCTGGCCTTTACCCGCCCCGACGGGGCCGATGACCCCGCCGCTGACCCAGAGGACACGGCTGAGGTCGCAGTAGAGCCTGAGGCACTGGAGGACGGCGCATATGAGGCAGACGCAGAGGCCCCGCTTTCGCCGCAGACCAAGGCCCCCGCGCCCAAAGAAGACTTGGACGCGCCTGCCTTACCGCCAATAGAAGACCAGACGCCTCACGAGGCACCACCCGCCGCGCCAGAACTGTCCGAAACAGCCCCCTCTTTTCACACGGCGCCGGAACCCGAACCCGAGGGCGACACCGCAGCGGGCGCAGAGGATGAAACTCCGCCCTTGGAACCGGACGCGCCCCCTACGCAAACCGCGCCGCATCCACGCGCGCCCTCTGATCTGCCCGCCGATCCGTCTGATGATGTGGCTGCCGCTCCGGGTTTGCTCACGGCCCTCAGCGCCCTGCCCCGCCCGGTATCGCCGCAATTGGCCGCACGTCTGGCCCCGCTGGTCGCGGCCCTCCGGACCCATGCAGCCTCTGGCACAAAAGACCGCTAA
- a CDS encoding class I adenylate-forming enzyme family protein, with the protein MTFYQRLKAGWANADAIAFDDGVVTLTYGELDAATGRAASALLAQGLEPGNRVCLAMQKSLAQIVVLLGALRAGLVVLPLNPDSPAEVVADQISRTGPVLLIGEREDGWRARTESGPAAVSRCLDADPARPHDPLHATEHTDPDRFSVDDEAGAIILFTSGSTGRPKAVIHSHGALFANTDALRIIWDLDASDRLLHVLPTTHAHGLIVAPMPILLAGGTVVLRPRFDPGDAVAWLPRVTCFMGVPFYYGQLLQHPQFTAGAARQLRLAICGSAPILPEVREQVEDRLGLPLLERYGMTETLIMTANSPARNRAGSVGLPLPGWSLRIRSLVTHETAPPQEIGEVEARGPLALPSYLDDWAETARKTAPDDFFRTGDVGWVDTDGFLHITGRADDLIIYAGLNIQPSEVEAALVAIDGVVDVCVFGVPHPHAGQAVMAAVVSAAGTTLTPAAIRAELIGKLPATKIPKRVYVVSTLPRNAMGKLRRDLLRKAFEHGTL; encoded by the coding sequence TTGACCTTTTATCAGCGACTTAAGGCAGGCTGGGCCAACGCGGATGCCATTGCTTTTGACGACGGGGTGGTCACGCTTACCTATGGTGAATTGGACGCAGCGACGGGACGCGCGGCCTCGGCGTTGCTTGCCCAAGGTCTTGAACCCGGTAACCGGGTTTGCCTTGCCATGCAGAAATCGCTGGCGCAGATCGTCGTGCTGCTTGGGGCTCTGAGGGCGGGGCTTGTGGTGCTACCGCTGAACCCGGATAGCCCCGCAGAGGTTGTGGCGGACCAGATTTCCCGAACCGGGCCTGTTCTGCTGATCGGGGAGCGCGAGGACGGATGGCGCGCGCGGACGGAGAGCGGACCTGCGGCGGTGTCCCGATGTCTTGACGCTGATCCCGCAAGGCCGCACGATCCCCTCCACGCGACGGAGCACACCGACCCGGACAGATTTTCCGTGGATGACGAGGCCGGTGCCATCATCCTGTTTACCTCTGGCAGCACCGGGAGGCCCAAGGCCGTGATCCACAGTCACGGTGCCTTGTTCGCCAACACGGATGCGCTGAGGATCATCTGGGATCTCGACGCGTCCGATCGCCTGCTGCATGTCTTGCCGACGACGCATGCTCATGGCCTGATCGTTGCCCCCATGCCGATCCTGCTGGCAGGCGGCACCGTGGTTTTGCGACCCCGCTTTGATCCGGGCGATGCTGTCGCGTGGTTGCCTCGGGTCACCTGCTTTATGGGCGTGCCCTTTTACTATGGGCAGTTGCTTCAGCATCCGCAGTTCACGGCGGGCGCGGCCCGACAGCTGAGGCTCGCTATCTGCGGCTCGGCTCCGATCCTTCCAGAGGTCCGGGAACAGGTCGAAGACAGGCTGGGGCTGCCGTTGCTCGAACGTTACGGGATGACAGAGACGCTGATTATGACTGCCAACAGCCCCGCACGAAACCGGGCCGGATCGGTCGGTCTGCCTCTTCCGGGGTGGAGCCTGCGCATTAGGTCCCTTGTGACGCACGAAACCGCGCCTCCGCAAGAGATCGGAGAGGTAGAGGCCCGCGGCCCTCTCGCACTGCCCAGCTATCTCGATGACTGGGCGGAAACGGCGCGTAAAACCGCGCCTGACGACTTTTTTCGTACCGGAGATGTCGGATGGGTCGACACGGACGGCTTTCTGCATATCACGGGGCGTGCCGATGACCTCATCATCTACGCAGGCCTGAACATCCAGCCCTCCGAAGTCGAGGCTGCGCTTGTCGCGATCGACGGGGTCGTTGATGTCTGCGTGTTTGGCGTTCCGCATCCGCACGCAGGCCAGGCTGTCATGGCCGCGGTTGTCTCGGCGGCGGGCACAACCCTGACACCTGCCGCCATCCGCGCGGAATTGATCGGCAAATTGCCCGCAACCAAAATCCCCAAGCGTGTCTATGTCGTGTCGACCTTGCCCCGAAACGCCATGGGCAAGCTTCGGCGCGATCTTCTTCGCAAGGCCTTCGAGCACGGCACCTTATGA
- a CDS encoding acyl carrier protein: MPSETQQPARADAKSIETWMASYISSVIDVAQDPFPLDDRFDTYGLDSVEITIMCGMMEEEFEIEVNPDQVFDHPSVTAFSQHLAKRLDERSVAA, from the coding sequence ATGCCCTCTGAAACGCAGCAGCCGGCACGTGCCGACGCGAAGAGCATCGAAACTTGGATGGCAAGTTACATCAGTTCTGTGATCGATGTGGCGCAAGACCCGTTTCCGTTGGATGATCGGTTTGACACTTACGGTTTGGATTCGGTCGAGATCACCATCATGTGCGGCATGATGGAAGAAGAGTTCGAGATCGAAGTGAACCCCGATCAAGTGTTCGACCACCCAAGCGTCACCGCCTTTTCCCAACATCTGGCCAAGCGCTTGGACGAGCGGTCCGTCGCCGCCTGA
- a CDS encoding 2'-deoxycytidine 5'-triphosphate deaminase, giving the protein MTGVLSSQQIRAMIETGTLSGTPAILPEQVQPASLDLRLGQVAYRVRASFLTGAGRTVTDRLAEFEMHRIDLKAGAVLEKGCVYVVPLMESLALPMGVQAVANAKSSTGRLDLLTRLITDGGVEFDRVTPGYAGPLYAEICPRSFSVLVRPGMRLNQIRFRAGQAVLSDDALRALHAQTPLVDGTAMIDDGLGFSVDLRPVSGTLVGYRAKPHTGVIDLDRIGHYDPAAYWEEVHSENGQIILDPGAFYILVSREAVHIPPECAAEMAPYVAMVGEFRVHYAGFFDPGFGHAAAGGTGSRGVLEVRCHEAPFVLEHGQIVGRLVYERMDQVPDHLYGAGIASNYQGQGLKLSKHFKA; this is encoded by the coding sequence ATGACCGGGGTTCTTTCCAGCCAACAAATCCGCGCCATGATCGAAACGGGCACCCTGTCGGGCACGCCCGCGATCCTGCCCGAACAGGTCCAGCCCGCCAGCCTCGATCTGCGCTTGGGTCAGGTGGCCTACCGCGTGCGCGCCTCTTTTCTGACCGGGGCCGGGCGTACGGTCACGGACCGCCTCGCAGAGTTCGAGATGCACCGCATCGACCTCAAGGCCGGGGCCGTGCTGGAAAAAGGCTGCGTCTATGTCGTGCCGCTGATGGAATCGCTTGCCCTGCCCATGGGCGTGCAGGCTGTGGCCAACGCCAAATCTTCGACCGGGCGACTCGATCTGCTGACGCGCTTGATCACGGATGGTGGTGTGGAATTTGACCGCGTGACGCCCGGCTATGCTGGCCCTCTCTATGCCGAGATTTGCCCACGCTCCTTTTCCGTTCTGGTCCGCCCCGGCATGCGCCTCAATCAAATCCGCTTTCGCGCCGGTCAGGCGGTGCTTTCGGATGATGCCCTGCGCGCGCTCCACGCACAAACGCCGCTGGTGGATGGCACCGCGATGATCGACGACGGGCTTGGCTTTTCCGTCGATCTGCGTCCTGTCTCGGGCACGCTGGTGGGCTACCGCGCCAAGCCGCATACCGGCGTGATCGACCTTGACCGCATCGGCCACTACGATCCCGCCGCCTATTGGGAAGAGGTGCATTCCGAAAACGGCCAGATCATCCTTGATCCCGGCGCGTTCTATATCCTTGTCAGTCGAGAAGCCGTGCATATCCCGCCCGAATGCGCCGCCGAAATGGCCCCTTACGTGGCCATGGTGGGCGAATTCCGGGTGCATTACGCAGGCTTTTTCGATCCAGGCTTTGGCCATGCCGCCGCTGGCGGCACCGGATCACGCGGCGTGCTTGAGGTCCGCTGCCACGAGGCCCCCTTTGTTTTGGAACATGGCCAGATCGTCGGGCGGCTGGTCTATGAACGCATGGATCAGGTGCCCGACCATTTGTATGGCGCGGGCATTGCCTCGAACTACCAAGGCCAAGGATTGAAACTGTCCAAGCATTTCAAGGCGTAA